In Erigeron canadensis isolate Cc75 chromosome 8, C_canadensis_v1, whole genome shotgun sequence, the DNA window tattacattaaaaaagaaaactttattgtaaaaaaaattaaaacataattttaaagataaataatgatgtataatataaaaatattagttttcataattatatcattaaaaacattaattattaatgtatgtctacaaacttaaataaggaaataataataataatttaaatttattaaaataaagttaaatttaaaatgttaaataaggtatatgacatcattatttAATCTAATtactctaattaaaagttgaagttCATCTAAATGTCTATAACTCTCCAATTATAAATTACTAGATTAAACACGCATGTTGTGCGgagaacataaataaaatatgcaataactaatagttatattattattcaaaatttatgataatataaaaaactgtcGGATTACGAATGATgtcaacaataaaattatagtttaagAATATATGATACGTCAGATATGTTAAATtatgactaatgaaacataaatacttataaaaatgatatatatgtcttatatataataaaataaatactttcaaaaagataaacataatataataaaaaatctcagttgattataattatgattgatgattagcattaaaattgatgattaaaattatacatggcaataaattaaatgaaaaatgacagctaattaaaaatctaatgtgacaaaaaaaaaatgtcatataagaaaaataatattctCTCTTGCTTGGAGATAtttaaaatttgattatatatatgtatacttggAAATGTCAgattaatatgtatgtatgttttgaaaattttaaattaattaatgttaataaaaatgatgattaaaataaatagattaggaataattaatatatctccttttttttacatttttaattttttgttagtaattaaaaatgattaggataaagaataatttttaaaaaaatgtttaaaagtaggaaattaatataaatatgataaataagaaaaaatctGACACAACATTCTTTTATAATTGTCAACTAATCAAAAATTATCctttcttaattattatatagttatataataaagaaaaggattctttttatatatatttacatatttttctttcacCAAACCCCTTATCTCTCTTCATCTTTCCGTAAACATCATTCGCATGCAGGCATCcaattacacacacacaaattcaGACATCATAAGAAGTGATTGTTGTTGTCCCGCTATGAGCTAACGTGCTAGTATAGTCttaatctatatatttaattgttttttgttaGGACAAATTTATATTCTACTCTTAGTACTACCAATATCTTTCTTTCGCCAAATGTATTAAAACTGTTGCCTTGGATTGAAATATTGGCCGAGCTTTACAtttcaaatttgatatttgGGCATCatcaatttatttattgatcaaatgttgcATTAAAGTTGgcataaaataatattattttcttatattaagTTAGGTATCTTGAATTCTACTATGTTCTAAATAGATCTTGAATTCTActtgaaatacaaatgaaaaaaaaaaagactatttAATTGAGAATGCAAAAGAAAACTTTATGACTGGGAATGCAGTACCTTTGTGGTCAATTAAAGATGAAAATCTTaaagaaaaaggtgaaaaaagGGCAGATTCATGTTTGCACCAATAAGTTTGAAGATAATAAATTGCCATATTGTTGCTCCACTCTAAGTAACGATCTTAGGTAAATCATCATTCCATTTTAATAGGTCTTCGAATTATTATTTAGTTGAATgtcatttagcattttttttttctttctatgtcgtatttctttttaacattttatggttaaacacttaaaatcaaagaaaaattcTTGCTTTCCTTGGCCCAACCCGTTTAAGAGTTTTGGAAAAACCTTAACCCATAACCATCGACTaaaatgttcatatatatatatatatatatatacatggaaaaatgaatataaagttgtccgacacctaagcttaggtgtggaactcctcacacacaaagtttttaatattttttttttattaatgactAAATGTTTGGGCTCCCAtgattttatggattaaaaaaataatttgtgagTGTTCTACACATAAGCTTagatacctaacagccttatattcccatcccccttatatatatatataggacaaGTAttgaagtaaaacaaatatgacaagatcttgacccttagatcattgttaaattgatgcacgaagattcacgaaacaattgatacacgatgattttaatgatgcacaatgatcttcagtgaagagaaatctattgttttatttgttttactttaatacttattttattttacctaaaacctatatatatttttatccttTCTCCTTTTATGAAACAAACGACCTCATCTTTTCGGCTTTTGAAATCCTTAAGATATCCTTAACTTGTAACTCTATACCCAACCCACACACTAGATTTACCCATTAAATTCCTTAAATATCTTTCAACGCATATCTAcctatctaatatacctattaTAAAATTCTCAATGAAATTACTTACAATATACAATCCCCAACCTtttaaataactacattatcattttacatcaattaattttacatttataactACATTGATATTGTCACCAACGTCGACGCCACTATCGCCGCCCATCACCGACAATGCTGGTATATTACGAGAGTACCCCTCTACTTAATCTTATACTATATAGTAATCACATGTTCATCTCCAAAGTTCCAATTCACTACAAAATTTCTCAGCTCTTCTTAAGCATACACCCAGTAAGTTTCTTTAttcatgtaaatttttttatattaatataatcatttttaattagttaatatagatagattttatttattaactagGTAACTCACGCGATTTCTCTGAAGACATTACATTTATTGCGTACGATAACATGTAAAACGTATAACGTTTTTTAAGACAGTTCGAATAACAAAATGACAATCTCTTTAATGAGAAAATTATTCTACACTAAAAAAACAATTCaaaatataatgattttataacacattaaaaaattaaataaattttaaaagacaaTAAGTATGAAAGAAAGCCAGTTGCTAAGAAAAAGGTAGAACCATAAATACTATCCGAaattgtgaaaaatgagaaaaaaaaaatcaaatacaaaataataatacaagcaAAATTAAAGCATAAATGTCTATAATCATTAGAAAATGAGCTATATTATATTGACAAACGTTTACAAACTAATTTTTATTAACATAAGTGACATGTAAGGTGGTTCAATCaagtaaaagagaaaaaaaaaatacttagaGATGATTTAATCCGTAGTAATATTATTTCTAAAAAATTGTTtgtaaaaaaattgtaaatctAAAATTAGTCTTAAAAATAGAATGTCAAACGTTAGAaatttacaataataaaaaaatcaaatgaagtTTCCCTAtttctataataccttataaaacaaactggattcctcccttaacttaattaagaacctgataagacaaaaatacccttaaataatcttccatgctaagcaccctctcacgtgatataccaactatgcccttcaaccatttcgtctctagcaaagtaaaaccctatcaacgccaccaccagattgtcttccccaccaccgccgcattacgcggataCTATGTTCGTCTTTCTAAATGGAAAGTCAGAAACAAAACTATATTATTTCGTTATAAAAATAGTAGCCATCACCTAGCCAAAAGGGGAATAATCTGAGGGGTAGCCGGCGAGCCAAGTGGGATTGCTGGGCTAACCAACCCCACTCCTCCCAGCCTAATGAATTGAGTTAGGGAATTTGTAATGTGGATCTTTCAAAAATATCATATGAATCTTGTAGACTTGTATATTTGGTTAATCTTTGAAccactttttagttttaacaACCATGTCATGAATCTTGTAATAGATTTAAGAAGGGATAATCACCTATGAATGTAGTAaattatgacaaaatgtctatgttatgtattgatctaatcgagGGTCTATGCTATGCAATGAATTTAGCAAAACTGTCTAAATGATGTATGTAACCGGTTAAACCAGTTACCATCCAATTTTATAAGCCTTATGTGGCGGGCAACTCATTTGTTTATGCTTATATGGCTGATGACATATATAGCTAATAAATACTACGGATTAATAATTTAACAAGAAAAAAACGAATCATACGAATGAGAGAGAttcacatacatttttttttgaacagcagatTAACACGTACTACTTGTATTTGATCAAGTCGTCTTGGTTCTAATCTTTTGCTCAACATCTCTATGCTTGCTTTTGCTCATTAACTATCTTCATAACCCATTTTGGCTTTCGGGTTTTGAACATAAGATATCCTAAACTTATACCAATTACAATACCACATCCATATCCCATGACAACAGATTTCCAAGTAAACCCTTCAAAAAAGGCTGAAGCATCTTCTTGTTCTGCTAACAATGGACTAGTCCGGTCATCATTGCCTCCAGAGTTTTTTGTCAAAGGAAATCCACACAACATCGGGTTTACTTGGTATGAAGTGTTTTCAAATGTATTGAATTGTCCCCCTCGAGGTATGGTTCCACTGAGTTGATTGCTTGAAACGTTAAAAAACGCCATAAAGGTTAGCCTAGTTAGCTCTGAAGGGATCTTTCCATTGAGCTTGTTCAAAGATAGATCTAAAGACTCGAGATTTGTCAAGTTTCCAAATGTTGTAGGGATTTTTCCATTGAGATGGTTGTGAGATAGGTTGAGATAACGAAGAGAGTTCAGCATTCTAAAGCTATTTGAAATCTCTCCTTCGAATTTGTTGTTTGAGAGGTCAATAGTTGTCAACACTGTGAGAATTCTCTCAAATGTCAATTCCATTCCTTTCACAACAAGCTCTACGCTATCTGTATATAATCCATCTCCACCCATGTATTCTGGTACACGGTCTTGTCCAACACTAATATCCATCATCGCtgtaaatttctcaaaatacTTCCATGGCAAATGACCCGTAAACATGTTTCCAGAGAGGTCAAGGATTCTTAGTTGGGGAAAGGGAGATTGAATGTTCGTTAAGGTCTGGACAGTGCCATGAAACATATTATTTCTAAGGACAAGAACTTGTAGTTGTGGAAGAGCATCAAGCCAGGACGGAAACATGTCACTTAACATGTTCTCACCAAGATTCAACACTTCTAAAAATGCACAATGCATAAGGCTTCTTGGCACCGGTCCATGTAATTGGTTATCGTATAGGTTTAGGCTAGTCAGTAAACTATCATTCCAAAAACAATGTGGAAGTGTACCGCTAATGTAATTATGTGACACTTGAAAAACTTGCAAAAATCTTGAATTGCAAAAAGAAGATGGGATTTCTCCTACAATTGTATTATTGTTTATAGAATATGCAATTATGTTGATAGGTAACTGTGGGAGGGTTCCATGAAACATATTGTCATCAAGAATTATATAAAGAAGGGATGTTAGATTACCTATTGCTTCTGGTATTTTCCCTGAAATATAGTTATGACTTAAATCAATCATAACCAACGAATTAGCCTTTGTAATCTCGGGTACTAATTCACCAGATAAACGATTATGAGCTGCAAATATCTGCCCCAATGTTTTTGCATTCTGTATATCTGATGTAATACTTCCTTCCAAAAAATTATTAGCAATATCAATAATTTCAGCTTTAGGAAGCCCCCATATTCCATTAGGGACAACACCAGAAAGCATGTTGTCACTCACACGAAACCGAGTTAGTGTCTTACAATCAGAATAACTTCTCGGGATCTGACCCGTGAAGTTGTTCTGAAGTAAAAGTAGTTTAGTCATCTTCCCATTCTTGCACATATCCGGAGGAATTTCTCCAGTGAGAAAATTT includes these proteins:
- the LOC122610494 gene encoding receptor-like protein kinase 7, with product MLPEPAINTHRTRNFIVLLLLGLISVASSDEFELLLTLKTALSESKTKVFDSWNSNNSICNFTGITCDDTLSSVKEIELSNQNLVGSFPFDSICQLNLLQKLSFGFNNLHGFVTRDLNKCSKLTYLDLGNNLFSGSFPSISSMNGLLYLYVNNSRFTGAFPWASLENMTKLVVLSVGDNPFDQTHQFPNEVLNLTRLNWLYMSNCRIGGEIPTGIGELTELRNLEISMNNITGEIPSEIGKLVNLWQLELYTNNLTGKLPIGLRNLTNLEVFDASMNFLQGDLTEIKFLTKLKNLQLFENEFVGVVPPEIGVFKQLVYLVLFQNQLTGPLPKQLGSWSYFNLIDVSENFLTGEIPPDMCKNGKMTKLLLLQNNFTGQIPRSYSDCKTLTRFRVSDNMLSGVVPNGIWGLPKAEIIDIANNFLEGSITSDIQNAKTLGQIFAAHNRLSGELVPEITKANSLVMIDLSHNYISGKIPEAIGNLTSLLYIILDDNMFHGTLPQLPINIIAYSINNNTIVGEIPSSFCNSRFLQVFQVSHNYISGTLPHCFWNDSLLTSLNLYDNQLHGPVPRSLMHCAFLEVLNLGENMLSDMFPSWLDALPQLQVLVLRNNMFHGTVQTLTNIQSPFPQLRILDLSGNMFTGHLPWKYFEKFTAMMDISVGQDRVPEYMGGDGLYTDSVELVVKGMELTFERILTVLTTIDLSNNKFEGEISNSFRMLNSLRYLNLSHNHLNGKIPTTFGNLTNLESLDLSLNKLNGKIPSELTRLTFMAFFNVSSNQLSGTIPRGGQFNTFENTSYQVNPMLCGFPLTKNSGGNDDRTSPLLAEQEDASAFFEGFTWKSVVMGYGCGIVIGISLGYLMFKTRKPKWVMKIVNEQKQA